In Phoenix dactylifera cultivar Barhee BC4 chromosome 1, palm_55x_up_171113_PBpolish2nd_filt_p, whole genome shotgun sequence, the genomic stretch TAAAACATAATGGAAAGTTCTGTAGGATGGTCCCTCAAAGGCCTATATTTACCTCTCATTCTGTGGAGTATGTACCTGATTGAGGTTTGCATTAGAAATTTGAACATTTTCATGAACTCCTGAACATGATTACTTCATGTTTGAGATGTGCTGACAACTTCAACCTCTCTGCTGAAGCTGAGTTCTTCTATGCCGATGATTTGATGTAGTtaacctttcttcctctttatgCTGGTCAGCACTCTTATTTTCTGTTCTATGTCTAGGTTTTCACCATATTTTTTTTCCCATTGTGTTTTCTAGGGACATCATAAACTGTGGATCATCGGATTCTTATTTCTGCCCATCCTCTATGGTGAAAACACCAAAGGTTTCACCACTGTCTATTTTACTTGAAACTAATGCCTGCCTATGTAAAAAAACAACCTTTTTGGTCATCAGTTTAGGACATTCAAGACACTATATCTGACCCATTTTAATGCAGGCTTATTTGGTAAATGCAAAATCGATATTTTCTTTCTGAATGCAGGAACCTGTTATTCTTATCCTTTTCCTGCACAGTATATTTTAGATAGGCCAAATTTCTTCCTATACGATGCCAGACTTTTCCTGTGTTTCCACTTTCATGTCTCTATCTGATTTGTGATTTCAAAAGGGAGTGATGAACCCTGGTGGGACATAAAGACAGGGGAAATAGTTGGAAGATTGTGTTGTTTCTGATATCTTAGAATGCAATCATTCTTTGGTGTTATATTCCAGTCTCGGCTTTGAATTTTGCTCTTTGAGTAACAAGCAGATAATATCTTTTATTATCCTTCCATAATGTTGATTGTACTGTTCTTAATGAAGCTTCACTTATTAATACCAGCATCAGACTGATTTGGACGAATGTTTTACTAGACAGGTTTCTTTTATAGTGTGATTTTGTCTCTGAGTGGACTAGTGGAATACTATAAATTCACTATTCGATGTCGTTGTCGTCATTGTTAGGCAAATGCTTATCGTTCCCATTGATAATGGACATTCATTTTTCTCTTCTAAAACTGACCAACTATTTTAGACATTGAATGAAGGTGGCCCTCTCTGTGTGATCCATATTGTGCTTGAGCTGCTTCTATTATTTTTAGCATTCATGTCCTTTTATTATTCCTCTATATTTCATTTCATCCTTGCATTCCTATTTTCAATTTGTTCAGCAGGAAGATTAGACAGCAACCTACATGTCTACTAATACAGAGGAGGCCAGGAAGGCTTATGCTgaatttgaggagaaagtgaggAGGACGGTGTTCCTCGACAATCTTTCTCATAAGGTTACACCTGCTGTCATCAAAATGGCGCTTGGTCAATTTGGTAATGTGGTCAATGTAGAGTTTATCCCAAACTACACAATACCTTATAATATCCCACAGTGTGCTCTGGTGGAAATGGAGGATGCAAAGCAGGCTAACTCCATAATCACTGAGATGACCGACTTTCCGTTCATGATGTCTGGGATGCCAAGGCCTATCAGGGCCCGGCGCGCCAAGGCAGAGATGTTTGCCGACCGCCCTGCACCACCTGACAGGAAGATAGAAGTTCGTTGGGTGGACCCGTCTGATCCAGATTTTCAGGTGGCGAAGAAGCTTAAGGAAATGGTCGTGAGACACAAGGCAGAAACTTTGGCCTTGGTTAAGGTAATATTTTGTGTTTAAGAGTTAGCATTCATAGTATGATCCATTTCGTTGAAGATTCTTATGCACGGATCTATCTAAGGGAGCATTGACCATGTTGTGTTAGCTTAGGTGATGGGGAGGTTCCTAAGTATCCAATTTAGAATTCACTCGTTATTGATAAAGGTAACCATCTGGTTAGCTAGAAAATTGtggattttgacttgtttgaattcTCTGT encodes the following:
- the LOC103704384 gene encoding uncharacterized protein LOC103704384, whose protein sequence is MSTNTEEARKAYAEFEEKVRRTVFLDNLSHKVTPAVIKMALGQFGNVVNVEFIPNYTIPYNIPQCALVEMEDAKQANSIITEMTDFPFMMSGMPRPIRARRAKAEMFADRPAPPDRKIEVRWVDPSDPDFQVAKKLKEMVVRHKAETLALVKLQLEEEEKLAMQQAELLKSNFKKFEMIENIMQDGAASCLARHYGVKLADE